The following nucleotide sequence is from Cydia splendana chromosome 11, ilCydSple1.2, whole genome shotgun sequence.
ttgtgtttgtgttttttagaatctcgatgagtattagttgcatgTTGAAAGGAAAGTAGCCAGAtgtaccaaaatatttttttcacaaaaaactTATTTGTAATTAGTTCCTGATATATGGGCGATTTGGCACTGTTGCAAGCGCCATGCTCACGGAGTAACTTACTAACTAACTTGTATTGTTGTTTCGCAGGAGCCGATGACGACGATGTTCCTGGCGCTGCAGGGGGGCAAGTTCGACCACCCCAACCGGCTGTTCTCCTCCATCGCCATGTCCTGGAAGAACTGTCAGCGGGACACCTCTGACGTCAAGGTtagttagtacctacctacacacaAGTCTGAATAACCCGGAGTTGTGAGCTGCTGAAATGACATAAATTTTCCCTTGTAATATCTGCATACCACTACGTTCTACTGACTCGGCTTTATCAAGCGTTTGGTTGCCTTTATGTAATTGTACTTAAAAGATGAGTATCTTCAGGAAGGTACCTATTCCCAAAGCGGACTGGCTACGATACACATGACTACGATCCGACCAAAAAGTGTGACCGAAATAAAGCCAAACTACAGAATTCCATCCAAACTGTGGAACGACGTCAGTAGACAATATATAAACACGACAATAATTCAATATGATAACTTGTGTAAATATTAAGACACAGCTCTTGGGTCATATGCTCCCTTTCGGACCGCTTTCTGTAGGTATAGTCTCCTCACACCTATTTTACTCGGTGATATTGTTCAATCTTGAATTGCATTTAAAGTAAGTCTCCAATCGTGAGGCGTATCCCTGGTTACCATAGTTTCTATAAAACGTATCAAGTGGATATCAAATAAATGCACCGATTACCGAGCGCAGCGAAGCGCGAGTTTGCATAACCTGCCATCAAGTCAGGATAGGTTACACGAGGCTCGTGCCAGCGCTGACAACTCTACGATCTTACAGTCCAAGTGCAGTGAAGACATAATTATGCTCTTATGTTTAACATAAGACGCTTATTTACCGCGTAATCGGTGAATATGGACAAACATCTGCGCTGTTAGTTGCAATTTAATCTGAGTGTTGTTTTCAATTACTCTTTCATTACACTACCTTGGCACAGATCTGTGTTTGATAACGGTTGTctgtatttgtaaaatatgtagCAAAGtaattaaacatcaaactttTGCAGTTTATACGTTAATCACAATTTTATGTTCACTCATTTGGTTGTCTCACATCAATTTGGACTAGAATGAGGACCGTGCACgttgtaggttctgccatcttgtggcctaaatGAGAAACTTATACTTGACATTTACACTTTGCGCCAATAAACAAGGGTTATGGACGGCATGGACGCTCCCCATACCTATTACTGCAATCACCGATTTATTCAGTTACTCATTATGAAAAACCAATGGACATTTTTTAGGACTTGAAtctatcatttttttttatttggttttgTAAAGCGCAACATTTACCCTACTACTTAACCTTTCACCAATCACCAATTTTGCTCCCAGCAATCAATCAGCAACTTTCGCAGAAAAATTAAGTAAAATCTAGGCTGTCAGACGAAATAGTCAGCAGCTGCAGAGGTCCCCAATCACCCTGCTTAGAAGCCAGGCCCTGCAGGTAGATACCGTTATTAAAAGTAATAAGCCCGATGTAATATTGACTGCCTTGTTTGTTCCTTCAGGAGCTGATCCCTGAGCTGTTCTTCCTGCCCGAGATGCTTGTAAACAGCGCAGGCTACCGACTCGGCCTGCCGGACTCACCGTCTGGAGACGTGATCCTTCCACCCTGGGCCTCGTCCGCTGAGGAGTTCGTGCGGATCAACCGAATGGCACTCGAATCAGAGTTCGTGTCCTGCCAGCTGCATCAGTGGATCGACCTTATCTTTGGATACAAGCAGAGAGGTAGGTACCATACCTTGGTGAAATCTGGAAACTCCTTCTTCTACTGAAATTCATGTAGATAGGCATATGAATATAATGAAAGTGTTTCGTACGAGTTACAACGGTGATTTGACCTACTCTATacactttttttatttgacttcATCATCAGATAAGTTTTGAACCGTACTTAAAATAGAATACATTTTTTACCTCTGAAATTAGGCAACATTattgtttacactttttgctCGGTAAGTAATTAGTAAGGTAGTTTAAACCATTGAACCGTATCGGCTGCTTTATGATGTTTCATCGACAATTTGGGTTAGTCATAGCTACAAGAAGACACCCAAGTAAGATGGGATCCGATTTACACGGAACTAAATAGTAATTAAATAGTCAATTAGACAAAAACAGTAATTAGTTAGCGGAACGGAACAACTGTCTTTTTCCGGAAATTCGAGCCGGTGGAGCGGAAGTAGGTACTAGTCATAAATGTGACTAATACTTGAGACGATCGAGCTCATTCACCATAAAAACCCTTACTACTGGGATAAAAAGTACCTAGTTCCGTTTATTTCTTTTGGAGCACCGACTTTCTAAAGGTCGCGACCGATCTATTATGGTATACTTTCGATGTTTCATTtgccaaattttcatttaaccGAACGCGTTAATTTCATAAACCGTTATGTTTCCTAAACTTTTGCAAAATACCTCCTGTAGAAGCCGTTAGATTAGGCCAGGTAAGATTTGTGGCCCTTTCGAATGTTGGACAGTTTTTGAAAAACGCTTTGTCAAATGAAAATTTGCAGATAAAATATCGGGGTataggttgtctggaagagatcgatTTTAgtgataagaccgcctgttgttacctgattctatttttccgttaaaatttctttgtagttttacatgtatgtaaaatgtataattattggtccaataaagaatatttacttacttacttataaaaCAGTTTCGCTGTTGCGATAGATAACCCAAAATACCCTTGACGGTACGATCCTTTAAGAGTCTGTCGAGCCCTACCTCATAAATGTTAGTTCTATTCTATTAGGTGTGTGGTGTGTCTAGGTATGAGGACTtcataaacgtaaaattatacACAGGATATGTGTATAAGTCCCTAGTATAATTTTTGACACTAatagtattaataataaatatttatattattcctTCTCAGGGCCCGAAGCCGTCCGCGCCACCAACGTGTTCTACTACCTAACATACGAGGGCGGCGTCCGTCTCGACCAGATCACCGAGCCCGTCACCCGCGCGGCCGTCGAGGACCAGATCCGAAGCTTCGGACAAACCCCGGCACAGCTGCTCAGCGAACCTCACCCACCGAGGGCGTCTACTATGCATCTGGCGCCGCTAATGTTCGCCGCGGCGCCAGATGATGTGTGCCTCAGGCTGAAGCTGCCTTCGAATGCCGCTGTTGTTCATGTGTCCGCGAACACGTATCCGCAGCTTGCGATGCCTGCTGCCGTTACGGTAATTAGATATGATAATTGTAATAGGTACTCGAAGAGAAATTGCTTCCCTTTTCCCTGTCTCTCTACCGCTGCGGACATGATGAGCATCTAAGTAACTCGACCCCTTATGCATAAAAGTTAGAAaatttctaacaaacacaaaatatGTCACAATTACCGATAGGGATAAAAGATTATCAATAGCGTTTTAGATTTATCGGACGTTTAATGAATTGTGTCAATAATTATCAGCGAACCTAACGAGCTACAAGGATCAGTCATGCATCCTGGTATCCGATTTTCTCTCTCGCATTTAATAAATCGTAACAAAGTGCCGTGCCAGCCTACTTGACACGAGATTATGCACttttaaaaaattgttaaaGTGGAATTATTTATAGTTCTCGTATTAATGGAACCATTTTGGTTGCAGGTGAGCGCGGCGCGCGCGTTCGCGGCGCACCGCTGGGCGGGCGGCGGCTGCGCGCACGCCGGCGCGCGCCACGCCGCCGACcacgccgcgccgcccgccgcgccgctgCTCATGGACCCTGTCTGGGGTAAGATATCTCCTCCTGCCTTCTGTGATCCTGGTACCCAACCAAGCTTGTACAGTGAGGTTTGCCAGTAGCCACGGATATTTCTGTACTCGACCTTATCAACGAGGGGCCAGTGCACCTTCGCCTGCGCCTCTAATGATGGAACCTGTCTGGGGTAAGATACTGGCATATCTCTTCCCTGTATAAACCCTGTGGAATGAGGGGATTAGCCCCTTTTTGCTTATGATATTTTAAGAATATTCTTTACTCTCCACAGCAAACGGCGGCGCCGCTGCGTTAGCCCGACGACAGCTCGGCGACAACTTCTCGCAGCGAGTCCGCGCGAGGACCAACTGCTTCGTCACCACGGTGGACTCGCGGTTCCTCATCGCGGCTGGCTTCTGGGACAATTCCTTCCGCGTCTTCTCTACAGAGACAGGTAGCTACTGTAAAGGTTTGCAACCTTTACAGCCTTTTTAATCTGTGACTGGTTAGTTATgatatttaaatttggaatatcAGCCCGCTGTCAAATAAAACGCGGTGCGCATTCGGCATTCGATCAGAGGCAGCTACCTAGTATAGATATTGATCTGGATGTAAATTTCtctcaaaatatattaatagaAAGTCTACTACGTGTTTTCCATGCCCACGTCGTCCACCAGATAGGCCGCCCTCTTTACATGGTGGAGGCGCGGGGATTTCCTTGCATGTATCATGAAACGGCCGACTAGATGAC
It contains:
- the LOC134795193 gene encoding neurobeachin-like; protein product: MNPSRRAYFEERYNTWEHESTPPFHYGTHYSTAAFVLNWLVRIEPMTTMFLALQGGKFDHPNRLFSSIAMSWKNCQRDTSDVKELIPELFFLPEMLVNSAGYRLGLPDSPSGDVILPPWASSAEEFVRINRMALESEFVSCQLHQWIDLIFGYKQRGPEAVRATNVFYYLTYEGGVRLDQITEPVTRAAVEDQIRSFGQTPAQLLSEPHPPRASTMHLAPLMFAAAPDDVCLRLKLPSNAAVVHVSANTYPQLAMPAAVTVSAARAFAAHRWAGGGCAHAGARHAADHAAPPAAPLLMDPVWANGGAAALARRQLGDNFSQRVRARTNCFVTTVDSRFLIAAGFWDNSFRVFSTETAKIVQIIFGHYGVVTCVCRSECNITSDCYIASGSEDCTVLLWHWSARHGGIVGEGETPAPRVTLTGHDAPINGVLVSAELGLVISSSVNGPVLIHTTFGELLRALPAAEGVAAPRQLALSREGVVVVAYARGHLAAYTLNGRRHRHETHNDNFQCLLLSRCGEYLVCGGDAGVVEVWRAFTLAPLYAFPPAGAAVCSLALSHDQKFLLAGLENGSLVVFHIDFNRWHHEYQQRY